From a region of the Azospirillum formosense genome:
- a CDS encoding ABC transporter permease, with amino-acid sequence MRVTPLTRRRLANFRANRRGFWSFWIFLVLFTLSLGAEFIANDRPLLIKYDNALYWPVFTAYPETTFGGEFETETDYRDPYVRQLIEEKGWIVWPPIPYGYRTINYNLPVPAPAPPSADNWLGTDDQGRDVVARLIYGFRISVLFGLVLTAFSSVVGIMAGAVQGYFGGITDLLFQRFIEIWQGLPTLFLLIILSSVVTPNFWWLLGLLLLFSWTSLVHVVRAEFLRARNFDYVRAARALGATDATIMVRHVLPNAMVATLTFLPFILNGSITTLTALDFLGFGLPPGSPSLGELLAQGKANLQAPWLGLTAFFVLAIMLSLLIFIGEAVRDAFDPRKTIGQLSTATGTANEAGAVAQKAAE; translated from the coding sequence CTGCGCGTCACGCCGCTCACCCGGCGGCGGCTGGCGAATTTCCGGGCGAACCGGCGGGGCTTCTGGTCCTTCTGGATCTTCCTGGTGCTGTTCACCCTGTCGCTGGGCGCGGAGTTCATCGCGAACGACCGCCCGCTGCTCATCAAATACGACAACGCGCTCTACTGGCCCGTCTTCACCGCCTACCCGGAGACCACCTTCGGCGGCGAGTTCGAGACGGAGACCGACTACCGCGACCCCTATGTGCGCCAGCTGATCGAGGAGAAGGGCTGGATCGTCTGGCCGCCGATCCCCTACGGCTACCGCACCATCAACTACAACCTGCCGGTCCCCGCCCCGGCCCCGCCGTCGGCCGACAACTGGCTGGGCACCGACGACCAGGGGCGCGACGTGGTGGCGCGGCTGATCTACGGCTTCCGCATCTCCGTGCTGTTCGGGCTGGTGCTGACCGCCTTCTCCTCGGTCGTCGGCATCATGGCGGGGGCGGTCCAGGGCTACTTCGGCGGCATCACCGACCTGCTGTTCCAGCGCTTCATCGAGATCTGGCAGGGCCTGCCCACGCTGTTCCTGCTCATCATCCTGTCCAGCGTGGTGACGCCGAACTTCTGGTGGCTGCTCGGGCTGCTGCTGCTGTTCTCCTGGACCTCGCTCGTCCATGTGGTGCGGGCGGAGTTCCTGCGGGCGCGCAACTTCGACTATGTGCGCGCCGCCCGCGCGCTGGGCGCCACCGACGCGACGATCATGGTGCGCCATGTGCTGCCCAACGCCATGGTGGCGACGCTGACCTTCCTGCCCTTCATCCTGAACGGCTCCATCACCACCCTGACGGCGCTCGACTTCCTGGGTTTCGGCCTGCCGCCCGGCTCCCCCTCGCTGGGCGAGCTGCTGGCCCAGGGCAAGGCCAACCTCCAGGCGCCCTGGCTGGGCCTGACCGCCTTCTTCGTGCTGGCGATCATGCTGAGCCTGCTGATCTTCATCGGCGAGGCGGTGCGCGACGCCTTCGACCCGCGCAAGACCATCGGCCAGCTCTCCACCGCCACCGGAACCGCCAACGAGGCGGGCGCGGTGGCGCAGAAGGCCGCGGAATGA
- the fliG gene encoding flagellar motor switch protein FliG, whose translation MALKVREDYRTLTGPEKAAILMLALGDEHSSKLFAMMDDEEIKELSQVMANLGTVSANIIERLFVEFAEQMSATGSLVGSFDSTERLLLKTLPKDKVDSIMEEIRGPAGRTMWDKLANVNESVLSNYLKNEYPQTVAVVLSKIRPEHAGRVLTQLPESFAMEVIMRMLRMEAVQKEVLDDVERTLRTEFMTNLARTSRRDSHEMLAEIFNGLDRTTEHRFMAALEERNRDSAERIKSLMFTFEDLSKLDPSGVQALLRSVDKQKLATALKGASETLKDLFFSNMSERAAKILREDMAAMGPVRVREVDESQMYMVQLAKDLAARGEIVISEGSGENELIY comes from the coding sequence ATGGCGCTGAAGGTTCGTGAGGATTATCGCACCCTCACTGGTCCGGAAAAGGCGGCCATTCTGATGCTGGCGCTGGGCGACGAGCATTCGTCCAAGCTGTTCGCGATGATGGACGACGAGGAGATCAAGGAGCTGTCGCAGGTGATGGCGAACCTCGGCACCGTCTCCGCCAACATCATCGAGCGCCTGTTCGTCGAATTCGCCGAGCAGATGTCGGCCACCGGCTCGCTGGTCGGCTCCTTCGACTCCACCGAGCGCCTGCTGCTGAAGACTCTGCCCAAGGACAAGGTCGACTCCATCATGGAGGAGATCCGCGGTCCCGCCGGCCGCACCATGTGGGACAAGCTGGCCAACGTCAACGAGTCGGTCCTGTCCAACTACCTGAAGAACGAATACCCGCAGACCGTGGCGGTGGTGCTGTCGAAGATCCGCCCGGAGCACGCCGGCCGCGTGCTGACCCAGCTTCCGGAGAGCTTCGCGATGGAGGTCATCATGCGCATGCTGCGCATGGAGGCCGTGCAGAAGGAGGTTCTGGACGATGTGGAGCGCACGCTGCGCACCGAGTTCATGACCAACCTCGCCCGCACCAGCCGCCGCGACAGCCACGAGATGCTGGCGGAAATCTTCAACGGCCTGGACCGCACGACCGAGCACCGCTTCATGGCCGCCCTGGAGGAGCGCAACCGCGACAGCGCCGAGCGCATCAAGTCGCTGATGTTCACCTTCGAGGACCTGTCGAAGCTCGACCCCTCCGGCGTCCAGGCCCTGCTGCGCAGCGTCGACAAGCAGAAGCTCGCCACCGCGCTGAAGGGCGCGTCGGAGACGCTGAAGGACCTGTTCTTCTCCAACATGTCCGAGCGCGCGGCGAAGATCCTGCGCGAGGACATGGCCGCCATGGGTCCGGTCCGCGTCCGCGAGGTGGACGAATCCCAGATGTACATGGTCCAGCTCGCCAAGGATCTGGCCGCCCGCGGCGAGATCGTCATCTCCGAAGGCAGCGGCGAGAACGAGTTGATTTACTGA
- a CDS encoding extracellular solute-binding protein, whose amino-acid sequence MRKTGKAILAAVMCLYLAEPFATAHAQSTQPEAAPATGGHAVTAHGTPKYGPDFQHFDYVNPDAPKGGEIKLATYGGFDSLNPFILRGSVAAGASLPFDTLTVESGDEILTRYGLLAETITVAEDRSWVRFTLRPQARFHDGAPVTADDVVWSFETLRDKGHPLYRTYYADVVKAEKTGERAVTFTFRDGGNPELPVIMGQLPVLPKHVFEGDGNGVRDFASTTLDPIVGSGPYRIVEVQPGRSLVFERVTDWWAKDLPVNRGRYNFDRIRFDYYRDLDVVFEAFKAGAIDFRVEHSSKNWVTGYDVPAVRDGHIVREEIKHQDPQGMQAFVFNSRRPVFADRKVREALNHLFDYEWTRANLSYGLFQRTKSFFSNSELASAGLPSPEELKLLEPFRGKVPEEVFTKPFAPPQTDGSGNIRPNLRTALSLLKEAGWELKGNKLLNAKTGEPMRFEILLVQPDMDRIVQPFVRNLERAGIEAAIRVVDTAQYQNRIDRYDFDMVIQRILQSTSPGNEQRDYWQSARADQPGSRNLAGIKDPVVDALIDTIIQAPDRESLITATRALDRVLLWGWYVIPQWHDDVRRVAYWNRFSHPAVAPKYGLAFTDTWWVDPEKNAKLANTARRAAP is encoded by the coding sequence ATGAGGAAGACCGGTAAAGCGATCCTGGCCGCGGTCATGTGCCTGTATCTGGCGGAGCCCTTCGCCACGGCCCATGCCCAATCCACCCAGCCGGAGGCCGCTCCGGCAACCGGGGGGCACGCCGTCACGGCCCATGGGACGCCCAAATACGGGCCGGACTTCCAGCATTTCGACTACGTCAACCCCGACGCCCCGAAGGGCGGCGAGATCAAGCTGGCGACCTACGGCGGCTTCGACAGCCTGAACCCCTTCATCCTGCGCGGGTCGGTCGCCGCCGGAGCCAGCCTGCCCTTCGACACGCTGACGGTGGAGAGCGGGGACGAGATACTGACCCGCTACGGGCTGCTGGCCGAGACCATCACGGTCGCCGAGGACCGGAGCTGGGTGCGCTTCACGCTGCGCCCGCAGGCGCGCTTCCACGACGGCGCCCCGGTGACCGCCGACGACGTGGTGTGGAGCTTCGAGACGCTGCGCGACAAGGGCCACCCGCTCTACCGCACCTACTACGCCGACGTCGTTAAGGCGGAGAAGACCGGCGAGCGCGCGGTCACTTTCACCTTCCGCGACGGCGGCAACCCCGAGCTGCCGGTCATCATGGGCCAGCTGCCGGTGCTGCCCAAGCACGTCTTCGAGGGTGACGGCAACGGGGTGCGCGACTTCGCCAGCACGACGCTGGACCCCATCGTCGGCAGCGGCCCCTACCGGATCGTCGAGGTGCAGCCCGGCCGCTCCCTCGTCTTCGAGCGGGTGACGGACTGGTGGGCCAAGGACCTGCCGGTCAACCGGGGGCGCTACAATTTCGACCGCATCCGCTTCGACTATTACCGCGACCTCGACGTGGTGTTCGAAGCCTTCAAGGCCGGAGCCATCGATTTCCGGGTGGAGCATTCGTCGAAGAACTGGGTGACCGGCTACGACGTGCCTGCGGTCCGCGACGGCCACATCGTCCGCGAGGAGATCAAGCACCAGGACCCGCAGGGCATGCAGGCCTTCGTCTTCAACAGCCGCCGCCCGGTCTTCGCCGACCGCAAGGTGCGCGAGGCGCTGAATCACCTGTTCGACTACGAATGGACACGGGCGAACCTGTCCTACGGGCTGTTCCAGCGCACCAAGAGCTTCTTCTCCAATTCCGAACTGGCCTCCGCCGGCCTGCCCTCGCCGGAGGAGCTGAAACTGCTGGAGCCGTTTCGGGGCAAGGTGCCGGAGGAGGTCTTCACCAAGCCCTTCGCGCCACCGCAGACCGACGGGTCCGGCAACATCCGCCCGAACCTGCGCACGGCGCTGTCCCTGCTCAAGGAGGCCGGGTGGGAGCTGAAGGGCAACAAGCTGCTGAACGCGAAGACCGGCGAGCCGATGCGCTTCGAGATCCTGCTGGTGCAGCCGGACATGGACCGCATCGTCCAGCCCTTCGTCCGCAACCTGGAGCGCGCCGGGATCGAGGCGGCCATCCGCGTGGTGGACACCGCCCAGTACCAGAACCGGATCGACCGCTACGACTTCGACATGGTCATCCAGCGCATCCTGCAATCGACCTCGCCCGGCAACGAGCAGCGCGACTACTGGCAGTCGGCCCGCGCCGACCAGCCGGGCAGCCGCAATCTGGCCGGCATCAAGGACCCGGTGGTGGACGCGCTGATCGACACGATCATCCAGGCCCCCGACCGCGAGAGCCTGATCACCGCGACCCGTGCGCTCGACCGCGTGCTGCTGTGGGGCTGGTACGTCATCCCGCAATGGCACGACGACGTGCGGCGCGTTGCCTATTGGAACCGTTTCTCCCATCCGGCGGTTGCGCCCAAATACGGCTTGGCCTTCACCGACACCTGGTGGGTCGATCCCGAGAAGAACGCGAAGCTCGCCAACACGGCCCGCCGCGCGGCTCCCTGA
- a CDS encoding microcin C ABC transporter permease YejB, with amino-acid sequence MLAYIIRRLLLIIPTLFGIMVINFLIVQIAPGGPIEQMIARVQGTAVEATARIGGTGGGETGGPAAQQAQGGDTGSRYRGAQGLDPEFIKQLEREFGFDKPLHERFIHMMSNYLMFDFGKSYFRDRSVVDLVIEKMPVSISLGIWTTLIVYLVSIPLGIAKAVRDGQPFDVWTSGVVIVGYAIPSFLFAVLLIVVFAGGRYFDLFPLRGLVSDNWASLPWWQQVLDYLWHMVLPVLSMVIGGFAGLTMLTKNSFLEEINKQYVVTARAKGLAERRVLYGHIFRNAMLIVIAGFPGAFIGILFTGALLIEVIFSLDGLGLLGFEAAINRDYPVMFGTLYFFTLLGLIMNLVGDVTYVAVDPRIDFEARRV; translated from the coding sequence ATGCTGGCCTACATCATCCGCCGTCTGCTGCTGATCATCCCGACGCTTTTCGGGATCATGGTCATCAATTTCCTGATCGTTCAGATCGCCCCCGGCGGTCCCATCGAGCAGATGATCGCCCGCGTCCAGGGCACCGCCGTGGAGGCGACCGCCCGCATCGGCGGCACCGGCGGCGGCGAGACCGGCGGCCCGGCGGCGCAGCAGGCCCAGGGCGGCGACACCGGCAGCCGCTACCGCGGCGCCCAGGGGCTCGACCCGGAGTTCATCAAGCAGCTCGAACGCGAGTTCGGCTTCGACAAGCCGCTGCACGAGCGCTTCATCCACATGATGTCGAACTACCTGATGTTCGACTTCGGCAAGAGCTACTTCCGCGACCGCAGCGTCGTCGATCTGGTGATCGAGAAGATGCCGGTGTCGATCTCGCTGGGCATCTGGACGACGCTGATCGTCTATCTGGTGTCGATCCCGCTGGGCATCGCCAAGGCGGTGCGCGACGGCCAGCCCTTCGACGTCTGGACCTCCGGCGTGGTCATCGTCGGCTACGCCATCCCCAGCTTCCTGTTCGCCGTGCTGCTGATCGTCGTCTTCGCCGGCGGGCGCTATTTCGACCTGTTCCCGCTGAGGGGGCTGGTGTCGGACAACTGGGCGAGCCTGCCCTGGTGGCAACAGGTCCTCGACTACCTGTGGCACATGGTGCTGCCGGTGCTGTCCATGGTGATCGGCGGCTTCGCCGGCCTGACCATGCTGACCAAGAACTCCTTCCTGGAGGAGATCAACAAGCAGTACGTCGTCACCGCCCGCGCCAAGGGTCTGGCGGAGCGGCGGGTGCTCTACGGCCACATTTTCCGCAATGCCATGCTGATCGTCATCGCCGGCTTCCCGGGCGCCTTCATCGGCATCCTGTTCACCGGCGCCCTGCTGATCGAGGTGATCTTCTCGCTGGACGGTCTGGGGCTGCTGGGCTTCGAGGCGGCGATCAACCGCGACTATCCGGTGATGTTCGGCACGCTGTACTTCTTCACGCTGCTGGGGCTCATCATGAACCTCGTCGGCGACGTGACCTATGTCGCCGTCGATCCCCGCATCGACTTCGAAGCGCGGAGGGTGTGA
- a CDS encoding ABC transporter ATP-binding protein, translated as MTDMMTDMTTNGTDDLLQVRNLHVEFRSGGGAMHAVKGVSFDIAKGETLALVGESGSGKSVTALSILQLLPYPMARHPQGSIRFRGTELVGAEEKVLRDVRGNRIAMIFQEPMTSLNPLHSIERQINETLFLHKGLSRAAARKRTLELLRLVGLPNPEKRLNAYPHELSGGQRQRVMIAMALANEPDLLIADEPTTALDVTIQAQILELLKDLQRRFGMALLLITHDLGVVRKMADRVCVMNQGEIVEQAAVADIFARPQHPYTRKLLAAEPKGDPLTPPADAPEVMAADNLKVWFPIKKGLLRRTVDHVRAVDGVSVNVRQGHTVGVVGESGSGKTTLGLALLRLHASEGAIRFDGKDIQGWQAKKLRGLRREMQVVFQDPYGSLSPRLSVGQIIGEGLTIHGIGSGAERDAMVAKALEEVGLDPSSRHRYPHEFSGGQRQRIAIARALVLKPKFVVLDEPTSALDMSVQAQIVDLLRDIQARNNLAYLFISHDLRVVRALSSHVIVMKDGKVVEQGPTRRIFEEPREDYTRALLAAALNLEAVKSDAVRM; from the coding sequence ATGACCGACATGATGACCGACATGACGACCAATGGGACCGACGATCTCCTCCAGGTCCGCAACCTCCATGTCGAGTTCCGCTCGGGCGGCGGGGCGATGCACGCGGTGAAGGGCGTGTCCTTCGACATCGCCAAGGGAGAGACCCTGGCGTTGGTCGGCGAGTCCGGCTCGGGCAAGTCGGTCACCGCCCTGTCGATCCTGCAACTGCTGCCCTACCCCATGGCGCGCCACCCGCAGGGCTCCATCCGCTTCCGCGGGACCGAGCTGGTGGGGGCGGAGGAGAAGGTGCTGCGCGACGTGCGCGGCAACCGCATCGCCATGATCTTCCAGGAGCCGATGACCTCGCTGAACCCGCTGCACAGCATCGAGCGGCAGATCAACGAGACGCTGTTCCTGCACAAGGGCCTGTCCCGCGCCGCCGCGCGCAAGCGCACGCTGGAGTTGCTGCGGCTGGTCGGGCTGCCCAACCCGGAAAAGCGGCTGAACGCCTACCCGCACGAGCTGTCGGGCGGCCAGCGCCAGCGCGTGATGATCGCCATGGCGCTGGCCAACGAGCCCGACCTGCTGATCGCCGACGAGCCGACCACCGCGCTGGACGTCACCATCCAGGCGCAGATCCTGGAGCTGCTGAAGGACCTTCAGCGCCGCTTCGGCATGGCGCTGCTGCTCATCACCCACGACCTGGGCGTGGTGCGCAAGATGGCCGACCGGGTCTGCGTGATGAACCAGGGCGAGATCGTCGAGCAGGCCGCCGTCGCCGACATCTTCGCCCGCCCGCAGCACCCCTACACGCGCAAGCTGCTGGCCGCCGAGCCGAAGGGCGACCCGCTGACCCCGCCCGCCGACGCGCCGGAGGTCATGGCCGCCGACAACCTCAAGGTGTGGTTCCCCATCAAGAAGGGCCTGCTGCGCCGCACCGTCGATCACGTCCGCGCCGTGGACGGCGTGTCGGTCAACGTTCGGCAGGGGCACACGGTCGGGGTGGTCGGCGAGTCCGGCTCCGGCAAGACGACGCTTGGGCTGGCCCTGCTGCGCCTGCACGCCAGCGAGGGGGCGATCCGCTTCGACGGCAAGGACATCCAGGGCTGGCAGGCCAAGAAGCTGCGCGGGCTGCGGCGGGAGATGCAGGTGGTCTTCCAGGACCCCTACGGCAGCCTGTCGCCCCGCCTGTCGGTCGGCCAGATCATCGGGGAAGGGCTGACGATCCACGGCATCGGCTCCGGCGCCGAACGCGACGCCATGGTGGCCAAGGCGCTGGAGGAGGTGGGGCTCGACCCGTCCAGCCGCCACCGCTACCCGCACGAGTTCTCCGGCGGTCAGCGCCAGCGCATCGCCATCGCCCGCGCCCTGGTGCTGAAGCCGAAATTCGTCGTCCTGGACGAACCGACCAGCGCGCTCGACATGTCGGTGCAGGCGCAGATCGTGGACCTGCTGCGCGACATCCAGGCGCGCAACAACCTCGCCTACCTCTTCATCAGCCACGACCTGCGGGTGGTGCGGGCGCTCAGCAGCCACGTCATCGTCATGAAGGACGGCAAGGTCGTCGAGCAGGGCCCCACCCGCCGCATCTTCGAGGAGCCGCGGGAGGACTACACCCGCGCCCTGCTCGCCGCCGCGCTGAACCTGGAAGCCGTCAAGTCCGACGCCGTGCGGATGTAG
- a CDS encoding glyoxylate/hydroxypyruvate reductase A, whose protein sequence is MTLLFCSTTDRSDRWLSELDARLPGLEVRVWPEMGDPADIEMALVWKPPHGLLATLPNLKLIVSLGAGVESLLLDPTLPEVPLVRMVSEGLTVDMAGYVALQVLRWHRLLDEYKALQQAGRWEPLDPCPASEVSVGILGMGELGMASAKTLLSMDYRVLGWSRTPKTLPGVESFSGPDGLAAMLGQCNLLVCLLPLTAETRGLLNRKLFAALPKGAVVVNAARGGHLVEEDLLAALESGHIAGASLDVFAEEPLPAGHPFWTHPKVHVTPHVAAVTHPSRSAAVVAEAITAFREGRPLPNLVDRSQGY, encoded by the coding sequence GTGACGCTGCTTTTCTGCTCCACCACCGACCGCTCCGACCGCTGGCTGAGCGAGTTGGATGCCCGCCTGCCCGGGCTGGAGGTGCGGGTGTGGCCCGAGATGGGGGACCCGGCGGACATCGAGATGGCGCTGGTGTGGAAGCCGCCGCACGGGCTGCTCGCCACCCTGCCGAACCTGAAGCTGATCGTGTCGCTGGGCGCCGGTGTGGAATCGCTGCTGCTCGACCCCACCCTGCCCGAGGTGCCGCTGGTCCGCATGGTGTCGGAGGGGCTGACGGTGGACATGGCCGGCTATGTGGCGCTCCAGGTTCTGCGCTGGCACCGGCTCCTTGACGAGTACAAGGCGCTCCAGCAGGCCGGGCGGTGGGAGCCGCTGGACCCCTGCCCGGCGTCGGAGGTGAGTGTCGGCATCCTGGGCATGGGCGAGCTGGGCATGGCCTCGGCCAAGACGCTGCTGAGCATGGATTACCGCGTGCTGGGCTGGAGCCGGACGCCGAAGACGCTGCCGGGGGTGGAGAGCTTCTCCGGACCCGACGGGCTGGCGGCGATGCTCGGGCAATGCAACCTGCTGGTCTGCCTGCTGCCGCTGACGGCGGAAACGCGCGGCCTGCTGAACCGCAAGCTGTTCGCCGCCCTGCCCAAGGGTGCGGTGGTCGTCAACGCCGCGCGCGGCGGGCATCTGGTGGAGGAGGACCTGCTGGCGGCGCTGGAGAGCGGGCACATCGCCGGGGCCAGCCTGGACGTGTTCGCGGAGGAGCCGCTGCCCGCCGGCCATCCCTTCTGGACCCACCCGAAGGTTCATGTGACGCCGCACGTCGCCGCCGTCACCCACCCGTCGCGCTCCGCCGCGGTGGTGGCCGAGGCGATCACCGCCTTCCGCGAGGGCCGTCCGCTGCCGAACCTCGTGGACCGCAGCCAGGGCTACTGA
- a CDS encoding MarR family transcriptional regulator → MARNLKALGLWRTALIASVRQDGPDLSARQMAIMLQVYLTDPPHTVRGLAAALNISKPAVTRALDRLSLLGFIKRKRDAEDKRSVLVQRTVKGSVFLSDFAELVVAAGAVAPEDMAVIRAEEEVAASAKARLEAQLSASGPVAVPA, encoded by the coding sequence ATGGCACGGAACCTGAAAGCGCTCGGCCTGTGGCGGACGGCGTTGATCGCCAGCGTCCGGCAGGACGGGCCGGATCTGTCGGCGCGGCAGATGGCCATCATGCTCCAAGTCTATCTGACCGATCCGCCGCACACCGTGCGCGGGCTGGCGGCGGCGCTCAACATCTCCAAACCCGCGGTGACCCGCGCGCTCGACCGGCTGTCGCTGCTCGGCTTCATCAAGCGCAAGCGCGACGCCGAGGACAAGCGCAGCGTGCTCGTCCAGCGCACCGTGAAGGGCAGCGTCTTCCTGTCCGACTTCGCCGAGCTGGTCGTCGCGGCGGGCGCCGTGGCGCCGGAGGACATGGCGGTCATCCGCGCCGAGGAGGAGGTGGCCGCCTCCGCCAAGGCGCGGCTGGAGGCGCAGTTGAGCGCCTCCGGCCCCGTGGCGGTGCCCGCCTGA
- a CDS encoding pseudouridine synthase — MPRLILLNKPYGVLPQFTDEQGRPTLADHVPVKGVYAAGRLDRDSEGLLALSDDGALIARIASPKHKLLKTYWVQVEGVPTEEALQRLRDGVTLNDGPTLPAEARRMEEPDGLWPRDPPVRFRAAIPTGWIALTLREGRNRQVRRMTAAVGFPTLRLIRWSIGEWTLDGLAPGQWREVTVPGRETPKAPPHRPKAPPGNAKAKRPRAATSARRRT, encoded by the coding sequence GTGCCCCGTCTGATCCTGCTGAACAAGCCCTATGGCGTGCTGCCCCAGTTTACCGATGAGCAGGGGCGTCCGACGCTGGCCGACCATGTGCCGGTGAAGGGAGTCTATGCCGCCGGGCGGCTGGACCGCGACAGCGAGGGGCTGCTGGCGCTGAGCGACGACGGCGCGCTGATCGCCCGCATCGCCTCGCCCAAGCACAAGCTGCTCAAGACCTACTGGGTGCAGGTGGAGGGTGTCCCGACCGAGGAGGCGTTGCAGCGCCTGCGCGACGGGGTGACGCTCAACGACGGCCCGACCCTGCCCGCCGAGGCCCGCCGGATGGAGGAGCCGGACGGCCTGTGGCCGCGCGACCCGCCCGTGCGCTTCCGCGCCGCCATCCCGACGGGCTGGATCGCCCTGACCCTGCGGGAGGGGCGGAACCGTCAGGTGCGCCGCATGACCGCCGCGGTCGGCTTCCCGACCCTGAGGCTGATCCGCTGGTCCATCGGCGAATGGACGCTGGACGGTCTGGCGCCGGGCCAATGGCGCGAGGTGACGGTGCCGGGGCGGGAAACCCCGAAGGCGCCGCCGCATCGGCCGAAGGCGCCGCCCGGCAATGCGAAGGCGAAGCGCCCGCGGGCCGCTACATCCGCACGGCGTCGGACTTGA
- a CDS encoding extracellular solute-binding protein, giving the protein MRRVLAAARTTAVLALLALAAPIQAKGVQAETVTVPALKQFGEPEFKPGFTHFPHANPEAPKGGQITLAAQGSFDSLNPIILRGVTPRTLGLIADSLMAGSGWEMDAAYGSLAESVELPDDRSWAIFRLRKEARWHDGVPVTAGDVVFAWDSIQAHGNPFLKSFLDRVATVEALDEHQLKITLKTTGEMKPIIDFATSIAPQPEHWWTANGRDISKTTLEPVLGSGPYRIRTVDPGRSITYERVADWWGRDLPTARGFYNFDTVKVDYYRDDDVMFEAFKAGAYDFRTEHRAQRWTTGYDFPAAKDGRVNRVEVKSDLPLGAQGFRLNTRRAKFADPRVREALGYLFDFEWIQKNILYGQYLRTTSNFPNSDFGAKGPPTPEELALLEPFRAQLPERVFTTPFEPPKTDGSGNNRNNLREAMRLFREAGWELKNGRMTSAKTGEVLSIEFLDGTGALTRVIQPYVEALRKAGIDAVLRVVDTAQFQARTDEFDFDVVVANFNFFTPPGTELRSYFGSAAADVRGSANYAGIKEPAADAMIEKALAAKDLASVQAATRALDRVLLWGFYMVPHWYNPDNWIAYRTTLGFPETTPKYDLGFRNSGFPEAWWVKP; this is encoded by the coding sequence ATGCGCCGAGTTCTCGCTGCCGCCCGGACCACCGCCGTTTTGGCCCTCCTCGCGCTTGCGGCGCCGATCCAGGCGAAGGGGGTCCAAGCGGAAACGGTCACCGTCCCCGCCCTGAAGCAGTTCGGCGAGCCGGAGTTCAAGCCGGGCTTCACCCATTTCCCCCACGCCAATCCCGAGGCCCCCAAGGGCGGACAGATCACCCTGGCCGCGCAGGGCAGCTTCGACAGCCTGAACCCGATCATCCTGCGCGGCGTCACCCCGCGCACGCTGGGGCTGATCGCCGACTCGCTGATGGCCGGCTCCGGCTGGGAGATGGACGCCGCCTACGGGTCGCTGGCGGAAAGCGTGGAGCTGCCCGACGACAGGAGCTGGGCCATCTTCCGCCTTCGCAAGGAGGCGCGCTGGCACGACGGCGTGCCGGTGACCGCCGGCGACGTGGTCTTCGCCTGGGATTCCATCCAGGCGCACGGCAACCCCTTCCTGAAATCCTTCCTCGACCGCGTGGCGACGGTGGAGGCGCTGGACGAGCACCAGCTGAAGATCACCCTGAAGACCACCGGGGAGATGAAGCCGATCATCGACTTCGCCACCAGCATCGCCCCGCAGCCCGAGCATTGGTGGACCGCCAACGGGCGCGACATTTCCAAGACGACGCTGGAGCCGGTGCTGGGCAGCGGCCCCTACCGCATCAGGACCGTCGATCCCGGCCGTTCCATCACCTACGAGCGGGTGGCCGACTGGTGGGGCCGCGACCTGCCCACGGCGCGCGGCTTCTACAACTTCGACACGGTCAAGGTCGATTACTACCGCGACGACGACGTGATGTTCGAGGCCTTCAAGGCCGGCGCCTACGACTTCCGCACCGAGCACCGGGCGCAGCGCTGGACCACCGGCTACGATTTCCCCGCCGCCAAGGACGGCCGGGTGAACCGCGTGGAGGTGAAGAGCGACCTGCCGCTGGGCGCCCAGGGCTTCCGCCTGAACACCCGCCGCGCCAAGTTCGCCGACCCGCGGGTGCGCGAGGCGCTGGGCTATCTGTTCGACTTCGAATGGATCCAGAAGAACATCCTGTACGGCCAGTATCTCCGCACCACCTCCAACTTCCCCAACTCCGACTTCGGCGCCAAGGGGCCGCCGACGCCGGAGGAGCTGGCCCTGCTGGAGCCCTTCCGCGCCCAGCTGCCGGAGCGCGTCTTCACCACCCCCTTCGAGCCGCCGAAGACGGACGGCAGCGGCAACAACCGCAACAACCTGCGCGAGGCCATGCGCCTGTTCCGCGAGGCCGGGTGGGAGCTGAAGAACGGCCGGATGACCAGCGCGAAGACCGGCGAGGTGCTGAGCATCGAGTTCCTCGACGGCACCGGCGCGCTGACCCGCGTGATCCAGCCCTATGTGGAGGCGCTGCGCAAGGCGGGCATCGACGCGGTCCTGCGGGTGGTCGACACCGCCCAGTTCCAGGCGCGCACCGACGAGTTCGACTTCGACGTGGTGGTGGCGAACTTCAACTTCTTCACCCCGCCGGGGACGGAGCTGCGCAGCTATTTCGGCTCCGCCGCCGCGGATGTCCGGGGATCGGCCAACTACGCCGGCATCAAGGAACCGGCGGCCGACGCGATGATCGAAAAGGCGCTGGCGGCGAAGGATCTCGCCTCGGTCCAAGCGGCGACCCGCGCGCTCGACCGCGTGCTGCTGTGGGGCTTCTACATGGTGCCGCACTGGTACAACCCGGACAACTGGATCGCCTATCGGACGACGCTCGGCTTTCCGGAGACGACGCCGAAATACGATCTGGGCTTCCGCAACAGCGGCTTCCCCGAGGCGTGGTGGGTGAAACCCTGA